In Podospora pseudoanserina strain CBS 124.78 chromosome 5, whole genome shotgun sequence, a single window of DNA contains:
- a CDS encoding hypothetical protein (EggNog:ENOG503NX55; CAZy:GH5; COG:G) — MKLLNFLLGAAAVGSALAAPAPAPVCDAPTKRATKFQFVGVNQSGAEFGKDTLPGQLGKHYTWPVRSSIDALMGKGFNTFRIAFMMERIVPNRLDGPLDATYASGLTDIVNYVTSKGAYAIIDPHNFGRYYNNVITDVAGFAAWWTTIAKLFVNNDKVIFDTNNEYHDMADDLVRRLNQAAIDAIRATGATAQYIMVEGNSWTGAWTWVSSGNGANLLSLRDPAGSTGEKIIYQMHQYLDSDGSGTSETCVSRTIGAERVRAATEWLKQNKKKGFLGETAGGANTNCIAALTGMLSYLQQNNDVWTGWAWWGGGPWWGNYMFAMEPPSSVAYDRVLPSLQPYI, encoded by the exons ATGAAGCTTCTCAATTTTCTTCTCGGCGCCGCTGCCGTCGGGTCAGCGCTGGCGGCCCCGGCTCCGGCGCCAGTCTGTGATGCCCCGACCAAGCGGGCAACCAAGTTCCAGTTCGTTGGCGTCAACCAATCCGGTGCTGAGTTCGGAAAAGATACTCTGCCTGGCCAGCTTGGAAAACACTACACCTGGCCGGTGAGGTCGAGTATCGAT GCCTTGATGGGCAAGGGATTCAACACTTTCCGCATTGCTTTCATGAT GGAACGCATTGTTCCCAACAGGCTTGATGGCCCACTTGATGCCACTTATGCCAGCGGCCTGACTGAT ATCGTCAACTATGTCACCAGCAAAGGCGCCTATGCCATCATTGACCCCCACAACTTTGGCCGCTACTACAACAATGTCATAACCGATGTAGCTGGCTTCGCGGCTTGGTGGACCACCATTGCCAAGCTCTTCGTCAACAACGACAAGGTCATCTTtgacaccaacaacgagTATCACGACATGGCTGATGATCTAGTCCGCCGCCTCAACCAAGCTGCTATCGACGCCATCCGTGCCACGGGAGCGACGGCTCAGTACATCATGGTCGAAGGAAACTCTTGGACTGGCGCTTGGACCTGG GTATCCTCGGGCAACGgagccaacctcctctccctccgtgATCCAGCCGGCTCGACGGGCGAGAAGATTATTTACCAAATGCACCAGTACCTTGACAGCGACGGCTCCGGCACCTCGGAAACCTGCGTTTCCCGCACCATCGGCGCTGAACGTGTCCGTGCTGCTACCGAGTGGCTGAAGCAGAATAAGAAGAAGGGCTTCCTCGGAGAGACAGCCGGCGGGGCCAACACCAACTGCATTGCTGCCCTGACAGGAATGCTGAGCTACCTGCAGCAGAACAACGATGTCTGGACTGGCTGGGcttggtggggaggcggcCCATGGTGGGGAAACTACATGTTTGCAATGGAGCCGCCGTCCAGTGTGGCGTATGATCGGGTTTTGCCTAGTCTGCAGCCGTATATCTAG
- a CDS encoding hypothetical protein (COG:T; EggNog:ENOG503NXQ6): MRRPSLDLTEPERNLEESIRSPTAGTPDPVHLSLPPPDEEIDLVEGDADAAKISTPPPHIAARLFYRPTNQTRRKDSAASSRRNSISSAQSRSSHGYSLEGGPQSKYVAQHLRRASILEDRKARLADRAAHAEKVRLRAAIAKAVTKDTSASEERALAAAQARERNLAEIAASCAEEVKRAKAVAETMKEKREQEARKMKSQMEERLAEAERRREEFRNRNAAKIRGRERGQSLGTRKSPPVESMPNADTETGGMELSESAPLTEDAAVSKIQWWWRALQRQRAVAEFSALGLSIDAVRETSFDKVTVLLSQEKVLLVTSRILRICGLDEGKQGSVEEMAAVRTFLSAFLILGHPSQVLSNKEGQAVEESDQDGSGLSKPIPKDELPNPQSQELVGKARDLLVSFENILGRLTSFNNYTPPPLLFTSFPEVYATFYNAFIAWKARDSSSLVELMVMQFVELDAIWESVKDSTDGSVDQVYKKSIRDNQLLLLVRIKKLAGPTRGKQMVADAVKAARRAKAKKPVGDMKPRVAEHSVTETAMGVLGVEEDSQQNASSQMPTPPSTPARKRDTFKVNVIIPSQKSLLPDNRIVVHELAINKEFRTEPHEYHEQQAGLLNPIFEDMRVTMQTQNQEAHFFLLLRVAESIREKLQRLVKPGNSMHTFIGELLDTETAKQQFAMGSFSYEKFFEAMGTLLPKLCAPVRDEEVKKLTEEKLSQGNYVDRLEALNGFIDVMLSDYANYLLQLAAPKLVTQAPVYEAKAFASDLEAGHFDLSVALRTWKATQQKLLAEVSRRDPEGVNHPSSRLTANRIYAQLLVNLFTQLSPVALDDMPEMLRLDHKRAVEAGRLTRRIVITGAILLQCKNLLKRDVRAPWRNEAQRIFAVLERSEQQGDLALDVAVEGIMAALEAGRSMPAATRGQLKALVSKFLVAGAEAATQSRQDEVREPVLRLLLGRLRGHILARLAAVSTSDKVKFTSTAGEKLAGLGLAEFVDKVRDMVEMLGKVSVVDREAHGVWWDKVAEQAESEVSGN, translated from the coding sequence ATGCGGCGACCGTCGCTCGACTTGACCGAGCCCGAAAGGAACCTCGAGGAATCGATCCGATCgcccaccgccggcacccCAGATCCTgtccatctctctctcccaccacccgaCGAAGAAATCGATCTCGTCGAGGGCGACGCCGACGCCGCCAAGATCTCgaccccacctccccataTCGCTGCCCGCCTCTTCTACCGCCCGACAAACCAGACGCGACGAAAAGACAGCGCCGCCTCTTCTCGCCGCAACAGCATCTCGTCGGCCCAGTCCCGATCGTCACATGGTTACAGCCTCGAGGGCGGTCCCCAGAGCAAATATGTAGCCCAGCACCTGCGTCGAGCGTCCATTCTCGAGGACCGAAAGGCCCGCCTCGCAGACCGCGCCGCCCATGCCGAAAAGGTGCGCCTGCGCGCAGCCATCGCAAAGGCTGTCACCAAGGACACGAGCGCCAGTGAAGAGAGAgcgcttgctgctgcccaggCCCGGGAGCGCAACCTGGCCGAGATCGCTGCCTCCTgtgccgaggaggtcaagCGCGCCAAGGCTGTCGCCGAGACCATGAAGGAGAAGCGGGAGCAAGAGGCGAGAAAAATGAAGTCACAAATGGAGGAGCGGCTGGCAGAGGCtgagaggagaagggaagaGTTTAGAAACAGGAATGCGGCCAAGATTAGGGGGAGGGAGCGTGGGCAGAGCTTGGGAACGCGAAAATCTCCTCCTGTCGAGTCCATGCCCAACGCCGATACCGAGACTGGTGGGATGGAGCTCAGCGAGTCAGCCCCATTGACCGAGGATGCAGCAGTTTCCAAGAttcagtggtggtggagagccCTCCAGCGGCAACGAGCGGTTGCCGAGTTTTCTGCGCTTGGGCTGTCGATTGATGCGGTTAGGGAAACATCGTTTGACAAGGTCACTGTGTTGCTGTCTCAGGAAAAGGTACTTCTTGTTACGTCCAGAATACTGCGAATATGCGGCCTCGACGAGGGGAAACAGGGGTctgtggaggagatggcggcAGTACGGACTTTCTTGAGTGCGTTTCTCATCTTGGGGCACCCATCTCAAGTGCTCAGCAATAAGGAAGGCCAGGCAGTCGAGGAATCGGATCAGGACGGCTCGGGTCTGTCAAAGCCAATACCCAAAGACGAGCTACCGAATCCGCAGTCACAAGAGCTGGTCGGCAAGGCCAGGGACTTGCTTGTATCGTTTGAGAATATTCTCGGGCGGCTGACCTCCTTCAACAATTATACCCCTCCGCCGCTACTCTTTACCAGCTTTCCCGAAGTCTATGCAACATTTTATAATGCCTTTATAGCATGGAAAGCTCGGGACTCCAGCTCACTTGTGGAATTGATGGTCATGCAGTTTGTGGAACTTGATGCCATTTGGGAATCAGTCAAGGACAGCACCGACGGGTCGGTCGATCAGGTGTACAAGAAGAGCATTCGTGACAACCAGCTCCTCTTGTTGGTCAggatcaagaagctggccgGTCCGACTCGGGGCAAGCAAATGGTCGCGGACGCCGTCAAGGCTGCTCGGAGGGCCAAGGCAAAGAAGCCTGTTGGCGACATGAAGCCTCGTGTTGCCGAACATTCAGTGACCGAGACTGCCATGGGCGTGCTTGGTGTGGAAGAGGACAGCCAACAAAATGCCTCCAGTCAAATGCCGACTCCCCCGTCAACACCCGCCAGAAAGCGCGACACATTCAAGGTCAATGTCATCATTCCCAGCCAAAAGAGTTTGCTGCCTGACAACAGGATTGTTGTCCATGAGCTAGCCATCAACAAGGAGTTCCGGACCGAGCCACACGAGTATCACGAGCAACAGGCAGGCCTACTCAACCCAATCTTTGAGGACATGCGAGTTACCATGCAGACGCAAAACCAAGAGGCGCACTTTTTCTTGCTCCTCAGGGTCGCCGAGTCTATTCGAGAGAAGCTTCAGCGGCTGGTGAAGCCGGGGAACTCAATGCATACCTTTATCGGCGAGCTGCTCGACACGGAAACTGCCAAGCAGCAATTCGCCATGGGGAGCTTTTCGTACGAAAAGTTCTTTGAGGCGATGGGAACATTACTGCCCAAACTCTGTGCACCTGTTCGTGATGAAGAAGTGAAGAAGCTCaccgaggagaagctcagCCAAGGCAACTACGTTGACCGTCTCGAAGCCTTGAATGGCTTCATCGACGTCATGCTCAGCGACTATGCCAACTACCTACTCCAGCTTGCGGCGCCGAAACTCGTGACGCAAGCACCGGTTTACGAGGCGAAAGCATTCGCCTCGGATCTCGAAGCTGGACACTTTGATCTATCGGTCGCGCTGCGGACATGGAAGGCTACGCAGCAAAAGCTGCTGGCTGAAGTCTCAAGGAGAGACCCAGAGGGCGTCAACCACCCTTCTTCCCGGCTGACAGCAAACCGCATATACGCGCAGCTCCTGGTCAATTTGTTTACGCAGCTCTCACCTGTGGCGCTGGACGACATGCCAGAGATGCTTCGCCTTGACCACAAGCGCGCCGTGGAAGCAGGGCGCTTGACAAGACGGATCGTCATCACTGGCGCCATCCTGCTGCAGTGCAAAAACCTGCTGAAGCGCGACGTCCGAGCCCCTTGGCGTAACGAAGCCCAGAGGATTTTTGCggtgctggagaggagcGAGCAGCAGGGAGATCTGGCACTCGACGTTGCCGTGGAGGGCATCATGGCGGCGCTCGAGGCGGGACGGTCGATGCCGGCGGCGACAAGGGGACAGCTCAAGGCCTTGGTCAGCAAGTTTCTGGTTGCTGGAGCAGAAGCGGCCACGCAGTCACGGCAGGACGAGGTGAGAGAGCCGGTCctgaggctgctgcttggaCGACTCAGAGGCCACATTCTCGCGCGGCTGGCAGCTGTGAGCACCAGTGACAAGGTCAAATTCACCAGCACGGCAGGG
- a CDS encoding hypothetical protein (COG:C; CAZy:AA7; CAZy:AA4; EggNog:ENOG503NZ17) — MAGLRVIPGCRRGLHFGGTCGRRVTLQTTRQLRPLGQPGSSRRPYSATTASTPNGRGWGRNAFITSGALSLVGFGAGVMFGKGYYELMQPKAEWDLNTPNIPKAITYANRFEMLHAAEEIARLIGQDCVSYDSDVLEHHGHSDWSTSNSSERAVAVVYPRTTEDVSTIARICSKRKVPMIPFGAGSSVEGNFSQPYSGICIDFTNMNKVISFHPEDMDVVVQPGVNWVDLNNKIAHTNLFAPMDPSPTATVGGMVSTNCSGTNAFRYGTMKDWVLNLTVVLPDGQTVKTRRRPRKTSAGYNLTSLFVGAEGTLGIVTEITLKLAPIPQDTSVAVIPFPSINDAAAAATLLIRSGISGLAALEIMDDAQMAILNKHGSATVRQRRWQEKPTLFIKFSGTTEAIKSDISRVSSLVAPFSAHQPIFARSKKEEANLWAARKEALFTMVNIRPEGTEMWSTDVAVPISRLAEIITWSKEECSKLGIFASVIGHVGDGNFHVAMMYDPRNAGQKEAVGKTVKEMMRRALEMEGTVSGEHAIGIGKKGSLRDELGVETIGLMRALKRAVDPDWIMNPGKVFD; from the coding sequence ATGGCCGGACTCCGGGTCATTCCGGGATGCAGACGAGGCTTGCACTTTGGAGGTACCTGTGGACGGAGGGTGACCTTGCAGACAACACGACAGTTAAGGCCACTAGGGCAGCCAGGAAGCAGCCGCCGACCATATTCTGCCACCACAGCATCAACACCGaatggaagaggatggggcCGCAACGCATTCATTACCTCGGGGGCACTGAGTCTCGTTGGATTCGGAGCAGGTGTCATGTTCGGCAAGGGATACTATGAATTAATGCAACCAAAGGCTGAATGGGATTTGAACACGCCGAATATCCCCAAGGCTATCACGTATGCCAACCGATTCGAGATGCTGCATGCTGCCGAGGAGATTGCCCGACTGATAGGCCAAGATTGTGTCAGTTACGACTCTGATGTGTTGGAACATCACGGACACTCTGACTGGTCTACTTCCAACTCCTCAGAAAGAGCCGTCGCCGTAGTCTATCCTCGGACGACAGAGGATGTGTCTACCATCGCCCGGATATGCAGCAAACGCAAAGTCCCCATGATCCCTTTTGGAGCTGGCTCGTCGGTTGAGGGCAACTTCAGCCAGCCTTATTCAGGAATCTGCATCGACTTCACCAATATGAATAAGGTGATATCGTTCCACCCGGAAGACATGGACGTGGTAGTCCAGCCAGGAGTAAACTGGGTCgatctcaacaacaagattGCCCACACCAACCTCTTCGCGCCGATggacccctcccccacagccACCGTCGGTGGCATGGTCTCAACTAACTGTTCTGGCACCAATGCCTTCCGCTACGGAACCATGAAAGACTGggtcctcaacctcaccgtTGTCCTGCCTGACGGCCAAACCGTCAAGACCCGTCGACGACCAAGAAAGACCTCGGCGGGGTACAATCTCACCTCGTTATTCGTCGGTGCAGAAGGGACTCTGGGCATTGTGACAGAAATCACCCTCAAACTCGCCCCTATACCGCAAGACACCTCCGTCGCCGTgatccccttccccagcatcaacgacgccgccgcagccgccaCCTTGCTCATCCGATCTGGCATCTCCGGCCTTGCCGCTCTCGAAATCATGGACGACGCCCAGAtggccatcctcaacaagCACGGTAGCGCCACCGTCCGCCAACGCCGCTGGCAGGAGAAGCCCACCCTGTTTATCAAATTCTCCGGCACCACCGAAGCAATCAAATCCGACATTTCACGCGTCTCATCCCTCGTGGCACCTTTCAGTGCTCACCAGCCCATTTTTGCCAGATCGAAAAAGGAGGAAGCCAATCTCTGGGCTGCGCGCAAAGAAGCCTTGTTCACCATGGTTAATATCCGCCCCGAGGGAACAGAGATGTGGTCTACCGACGTTGCGGTGCCCATCTCGCGGCTTGCCGAGATCATCACCTGGTCCAAAGAGGAGTGTTCCAAGCTGGGCATTTTTGCCAGCGTCATTGGACATGTGGGGGATGGCAACTTTCATGTGGCTATGATGTATGACCCGAGGAATGCAGGGCAAAAGGAGGCAGTGGGGAAGACGGTCaaagagatgatgaggagggcattggagatggaggggaccGTGTCGGGGGAGCATGCTATTGGGATTGGCAAGAAGGGTAGCCTCAGGGACGAGTTGGGGGTGGAAACGattgggttgatgagggcgtTGAAGAGGGCTGTGGATCCCGATTGGATTATGAACCCAGGGAAGGTGTTTGACTAG
- a CDS encoding hypothetical protein (EggNog:ENOG503P7SS), producing MSATWRRLFSVERRQGDAQRQYLWNVPSGKQPDFSESYTHGQNIPISWNALNNTVYDLWLTTWNFEVNPMALCLARAINLGHDGSINLKTPNIPPQTLSTKTRYVLRFKPQTKEGGYASADPELCSPAFFITDSSQTVQAEPESNPVTSAQTTLHTRSPAPTHIPTNLDNTTVTTSFLPLPTAEDGTANSENMSSGQAAALTIGLILAVALLVACEVAYLMWRRKQKRKMQQSRRLKNKSLFGAVHDPRNRGPPLTKFATLETKSAQETGLSRSAFVKLRESITSWTPSRWARSWKWPGGTEGKRGIFARVVTTSRDTPSERGRKNSTKADVEVEEREKRENKDRWTMFNSPYTGPWMLVSPELPGDSSWGHYGRNGELVHELHASNGRKGPGTIHSSLVELDAEGDRWEEQRLEGR from the exons ATGTCGGCAACCTGGAGGCGTTTATTTTCAGTGGAAAGGAGACAAGGTGATGCCCAACGACAATACCTCTGGAATGTGCCGAGCGGAAAGCAGCCGGACTTTTCAGAGTCTTACACGCATGGACAAAACATTCCCATATCTTGGAATGCCCTCAACAATACTGTGTATGACCTCTGGTTGACAACATGGAATTTCGAGGTCAACCCCATGGCTTTGTGCCTTGCCA GGGCAATCAACCTCGGCCATGACGGATCAATCAACCTGAAAACACCCAACATACCCCCACAAACATTATCGACCAAGACTCGTTATGTCCTCCGCTTCAAACCGCAAACCAAAGAGGGCGGATACGCCTCTGCAGACCCTGAACTTTGCAGTCCTGCTTTTTTTATCACGGACTCTTCTCAGACTGTACAAGCCGAGCCAGAAAGCAATCCTGTCACCTCGGCACAGACAACCCTCCATACAAGGAGCCCAGCACCAACGCACATCCCAACAAACCTCGACAACACAACAGTGACCACATCCTTCCTCCCGCTACCAACAGCCGAGGACGGCACAGCCAACTCTGAAAACATGTCCTCTGGCCAAGCAGCAGCTCTCACGATAGGTCTAATCCTCGCCGTGGCCCTCCTTGTAGCGTGTGAGGTAGCCTACCTCATGTGGCGCCGAAAACAAAAGCGGAAGATGCAACAAAGCCGAAGGTTGAAAAACAAGAGCTTGTTTGGGGCAGTCCATGATCCGAGGAACAGAGGCCCTCCCCTTACCAAGTTTGCGACTTTAGAAACCAAGTCAGCACAAGAGACAGGCCTTTCGAGGTCAGCATTTGTTAAACTGAGAGAGTCAATCACCTCATGGACTCCATCGAGGTGGGCGAGGAGTTGGAAGTGGCCCGGGGGCAcagaggggaaaaggggcatcTTCGCCCGTGTCGTCACAACTAGCCGTGACACGCCCAGCGAAAGAGGTCGAAAGAACTCGACGAAAGCGGATGTGGAAGTAGAGGAACGGGAAAAGCGAGAGAATAAAGATCGATGGACCATGTTCAACTCGCCGTATACTGGACCTTGGATGCTGGTATCGCCCGAGCTACCGGGTGACAGCAGCTGGGGACACTATGGCAGAAACGGAGAACTGGTGCATGAGCTACATGCTTCgaatgggaggaaggggcCAGGGACCATCCACAGTTCGTTGGTGGAGCTCGATGCTGAGGGTGACAGatgggaggagcagaggctggaggggaggtga
- a CDS encoding hypothetical protein (EggNog:ENOG503P2D5; COG:G): MRPQSILSICGARRAEGQNLVFPPFISHARSLYQSVSLVLWLFCLCDPFAFSPPTSLSQSDVLLSWRCCSLSPSVSRRHPISMISQHKYTGSPARMPSRRSSVAIAFIALSFLLLLYTSRRLGSWTPYNEPYHHETDPHKSQHAPQGDGAHDTKPVPSTQAPAVDPLCEGFPDTSNILLVMKTGASESFARVPTQMMTMLKCLPDFLIFSDMDQNIGGQEIHDSLATVQEAAQEDNSDFDLYRRQKWCEVDQENCNKLGNPAREGWNLDKYKNVHIAEKAYNMRPNYDWYLFVDADTYVLWPNLVEWLKQLKPTKKVYLGSVTLINNFSFGHGGSGYIVSKATMDDFIGNNPGVGNQYDMRAKRECCGDYIFALALKDKTEVGVQQMWPTINGEKPATLPFGPSHWCHPIVTMHHMNAEEINTFWHFERKRYHRLAQSGKKTETLVIRDIFDEFLAPKLNETREDWDNNADNRFYLDQSNDRKWEDWMTNRMKKQDQYNEHEKKAHESFEACGAACKSLGNECFMYRYKDGACSISNSFQLGKPLKKGADKDRTMSGWDVEKIKKWVADQPACDKIRWPEVKTN, from the exons ATGAGGCCCCAATCAATCCTCAGCATTTGCGGTGCACGCAGAGCTGAAGGCCAGAATCTCGTATTTCCTCCGTTCATTTCCCACGCACGCTCTCTTTATCAGAGTGTTTCGCTGGTTCTCTGGCTTTTCTGTCTTTGTGATCCTTTTGCTTTCTCCCCTCCAACGTCCCTCTCCCAGTCCGATGtgctgctgagctggagatgCTGCAGCCTGTCGCCGTCTGTGTCCCGCCGCCATCCCATCTCGATGATTTCACAACATAAATACACCGGTTCGCCCGCCAGAATGCCGTCTCGGAGGTCGTCTGTCGCGATCGCCTTCATCGCTCTTAGtttcctgctgctgctctacACATCGAGGAGGCTGGGCAGCTGGACGCCCTACAACGAGCCTTATCACCACGAGACCGATCCCCACAAGAGCCAACATGCGCCCCAGGGAGATGGCGCCCACGATACCAAGCCCGTACCGTCGACACAGGCCCCCGCCGTCGACCCCCTGTGCGAAGGGTTCCCCGacaccagcaacatcctGCTCGTCATGAAGACGGGAGCGTCCGAGTCGTTTGCGCGTGTGCCCACCCAGATGATGACCATGCTCAAGTGCCTCCCCGACTTCCTCATCTTTAGCGACATGGACCAAAACATTGGCGGACAAGAGATCCACGACAGTCTGGCCACGGTCCAGGAGGCTGCGCAGGAAGACAACTCGGACTTTGACCTGTATCGCCGACAAAAGTGGTGCGAGGTCGACCAGGAGAACTGCAACAAGCTCGGCAACCCGGCCCGGGAAGGGTGGAACCTTGACAAGTACAAGAACGTCCACATTGCTGAGAAGGCGTATAACATGCGGCCCAACTACGACTGGTATCTGTTTGTCGACGCCGACACCTACGTGCTGTGGCCCAACCTGGTCGAGTGGCTGAAGCAGCTGAAGCCGACCAAGAAGGTCTACCTGGGCAGCGTCACGCTGATCAATAACTTCAGCTTCGGACACGGAGGCTCGGGTTACATCGTCAGCAAGGCGACCATGGACGACTTCATCGGCAACAACCCGGGTGTCGGCAACCAGTACGATATGAGAGCAAAGCGCGAGTGCTGCGGCGATTACATCTTTGCCCTTGCGCTTAAGGACAAGACGGAAGTCGGGGTCCAGCAGATG TGGCCCACCATCAACGGCGAAAAGCCCGCCACTCTTCCCTTCGGCCCATCGCATTGGTGCCACCCCATTGTCACCATGCACCACATGAACGCCGAGGAGATCAACACCTTCTGGCACTTTGAACGGAAGCGATACCACCGCCTCGCGCAGTCTGGCAAAAAGACCGAAACGCTTGTGATCCGCGACATCTTTGACGAATTCTTGGCTCCCAAACTGAACGAGACACGCGAGGATTGGGACAACAACGCCGACAATCGCTTCTACCTCGACCAATCCAACGACCGCAAGTGGGAAGACTGGATGACGAACCGCATGAAGAAGCAGGACCAGTACAACGAGCACGAGAAGAAGGCACACGAGTCGTTCGAGGCCTGTGGTGCCGCCTGCAAGAGCTTGGGCAACGAGTGCTTCATGTACAGATACAAGGATGGTGCCTGCAGTATTTCCAACTCTTTCCAGCTTGGCAAACCCCTGAAGAAGGGGGCAGACAAGGACCGGACCATGAGCGGCTGGGACGTcgaaaagatcaagaagTGGGTGGCCGATCAACCGGCATGCGACAAGATCCGTTGGCCCGAGGTCAAGACCAACTag
- a CDS encoding hypothetical protein (EggNog:ENOG503PY7D) yields the protein MDSPHQHPRRVVDQDAAIIYESDSEAGVYQQGRRQHRTDTIERQGNSRPDVLFSRKLKPWYTARTILGIFCAVLSLALLGLGIKLAVKYESAPLIHVTVAFTVFTAGASLLWSLFEFIAMCTRAQRRGIYPGAHVGVHMGLCLVSVAVVGYVGIWVSHGQDSRVEASRNRLEYSPLYHMGVVILIVSSVLLLVHFVISILACQELRRKDDGAVHRTVVTVRYDGVGPTGTARPMGYRTTPETIGLPAYTTRDHRDEAAMIRSPPIVIARGDLGVEIIETPTTTQTVLGETEMDGPEEKALRSSKR from the exons ATGGACTCGCCACATCAACATCCGAGGAGAGTTGTGGACCAAGATGCAGCAATCATATACGAAAGCGACTCCGAGGCTGGCGTGTACCAACAGGGACGACGGCAACACCGAACAGACACTATAGAGCGGCAAGGAAACAGCAGACCAGATGTTTTATTCTCCAGAAAGCTGAAGCCATGGTACACGGCCCGCACAATCTTGGGCATCTTTTGTGCCGTGCTCTCGCTTGCACTATTGGGATTGGGAATCAAACTGGCCGTCAAGTATGAGTCGGCACCGCTCATTCACGTCACTGTGGCCTTTACAGTCTTTACG gccGGGGCATCCCTCCTATGGAGCTTGTTTGAATTCATCGCCATGTGCACCCGCGCCCAGAGAAGGGGCATCTACCCCGGCGCCCACGTGGGCGTGCACATGGGTCTCTGCCTCGTGTctgttgcggtggtgggctaCGTCGGTATCTGGGTGTCGCATGGGCAGGACAGTCGGGTCGAGGCAAGCAGGAACAGGCTGGAATACTCGCCCTTGTACCAcatgggggtggtgatattGATTGTTTCATCTGTGTTGCT ACTTGTTCATTTTGTTATTTCCATCCTGGCCTGCCAGGAACTGAGGCGGAAAGATGACGGGGCTGTGCACAGAACTGTTGTCACGGTTCGATATGACGGAGTCGGCCCTACAGGAACGGCGCGACCAATGGGTTACCGGACGACGCCGGAAACGATTGGTCTGCCAGCCTACACGACTAGGGACCATCGGGATGAGGCAGCAATGATTCGATCTCCACCTATTGTGATAGCCAGGGGTGATTTGGGTGTGGAAATCATTGAAACTCCCACTACGACTCAGACAGTCTTGGGGGAGACAGAGATGGACGGACCAGAGGAGAAAGCACTCAGGTCGTCAAAGCGGTAA